A genome region from Vicinamibacterales bacterium includes the following:
- a CDS encoding HAMP domain-containing sensor histidine kinase translates to MTAITGRASRLLTSALVVAVVAAFVAFAWFGFRAIEGWRESAKLLASQRAAEAADRLATALGRDMRGVQATVLGSAQWDKFMLDPPYDVRTFAASAFARYPYPESFFAWRGSATPSSVVFLNRSDRRPAWMPGAAGPNRFPAIVEYDQAVADLLMRRIQRDAVGRRRFSIFEARLGEAPYQVVARLLYRDAERQQLEGVFGFTVNLAWVARSYFPDVTRQVARIGGARSAQVLAVLDDRGERVAGTLTGVLAEPTARRTFSLFFFDAGLVAVESPADLTRRQWSVIAAGGSDPTLTEALRGSSETLVVAGIATATLAVGLILTARATRASARLAELRSDFVQTVTHELKTPISSIRTAGDTIARGRLNSPESLATYAHLVVQESKRLARLVDNLLAYARVTDMTEVYTYESVDVHTLVDDVLSGFRAALTGAGFELHVDLANDLPPVRADRTACALLLDNLVDNAIRYSKEDKWLAIGARPVGQAVVVEVSDHGMGIPPDEITQVTRRFVRGRGAGPGGSGLGLAIANRIARDHGGTLTITSEAGSGTTVSLTLPAAGGRHEEADSRR, encoded by the coding sequence ATGACGGCGATCACCGGCAGAGCCTCTCGGCTGCTGACCTCGGCGCTGGTGGTCGCCGTCGTCGCGGCGTTCGTGGCGTTTGCGTGGTTCGGCTTCCGGGCCATCGAAGGGTGGCGCGAGAGCGCCAAGCTGCTGGCGTCGCAGCGGGCGGCGGAAGCGGCCGACCGGCTGGCAACGGCACTCGGCCGCGACATGCGAGGTGTTCAGGCGACGGTGCTGGGCTCGGCGCAGTGGGACAAGTTCATGCTGGACCCGCCCTACGACGTGCGGACATTCGCCGCCAGCGCCTTCGCCCGCTATCCGTACCCCGAGTCGTTCTTCGCGTGGCGCGGGTCGGCGACGCCCTCGTCGGTGGTCTTCCTGAATCGTTCCGATCGCCGGCCGGCATGGATGCCAGGCGCGGCTGGTCCTAACCGGTTCCCGGCGATTGTCGAGTACGACCAGGCGGTCGCCGACCTGCTCATGCGCCGTATCCAGCGCGACGCCGTCGGCCGCCGCCGCTTTTCGATATTTGAAGCGCGCCTCGGCGAGGCGCCGTACCAGGTCGTCGCGCGCCTGCTGTACCGCGATGCCGAGCGCCAGCAACTCGAGGGGGTCTTCGGTTTCACGGTGAACCTCGCCTGGGTGGCGCGCTCGTACTTCCCCGACGTCACTCGACAGGTGGCGCGCATCGGTGGAGCCCGATCCGCGCAAGTCCTCGCGGTCCTCGACGACCGCGGCGAGCGAGTCGCTGGAACGTTGACGGGCGTTCTCGCAGAACCGACCGCCCGTCGCACCTTCTCCCTGTTCTTCTTCGACGCTGGCCTCGTCGCCGTGGAGTCGCCGGCTGACCTCACACGCAGGCAATGGAGCGTGATCGCGGCCGGCGGATCCGATCCGACGCTCACCGAGGCGCTGCGGGGGAGCAGCGAGACACTCGTTGTGGCCGGCATCGCCACCGCGACACTGGCCGTCGGCTTGATCCTGACCGCACGGGCGACTCGCGCCAGCGCCCGGCTCGCCGAACTGCGATCGGACTTCGTGCAGACCGTGACGCACGAACTGAAGACGCCGATCTCGAGCATCCGCACGGCCGGCGACACTATCGCGCGTGGGCGCCTGAACAGTCCCGAGTCGCTCGCAACGTACGCCCACCTGGTCGTCCAGGAATCGAAGCGGCTCGCCCGGCTCGTGGACAACCTGCTGGCCTACGCGCGGGTCACCGACATGACGGAGGTCTACACGTACGAGTCGGTCGACGTGCACACGCTCGTCGATGACGTGCTGAGCGGGTTCCGAGCGGCGCTCACGGGGGCGGGGTTCGAGTTGCACGTGGACCTCGCGAACGACCTGCCGCCCGTCCGCGCCGATCGCACGGCCTGCGCGCTCCTCCTCGACAACCTCGTCGACAATGCCATTCGATACTCGAAGGAAGACAAGTGGCTCGCCATCGGCGCGCGACCGGTCGGCCAGGCGGTTGTCGTCGAGGTGAGCGATCATGGGATGGGCATCCCGCCGGACGAGATCACGCAGGTGACGCGACGATTCGTGCGCGGACGCGGCGCGGGACCCGGTGGCAGCGGCCTCGGGCTCGCCATCGCGAACCGCATCGCGCGGGATCACGGGGGCACGTTGACCATCACGAGCGAAGCGGGCTCGGGCACGACGGTCAGTCTCACGTTGCCAGCGGCCGGGGGACGGCATGAAGAAGCGGATTCTCGTCGTTGA
- the ggt gene encoding gamma-glutamyltransferase, whose translation MNAPRIRWSLRMGLVVILLALSGAILPAQRIQYQAVGTRAMVASAHSLATQAGLDILKKGGNAFDAAVAVAATLNVVEPSRSGMGGVGFMTLYVAKTGEVVSLQMTGAAPYAATPDRFKNKRDQEAGYLAGVVPGNFGGWVTLLDTYGTMTLADVFATAVQYADQGFPVDSYLRETLDDSRSALEIFPTTAAVFVPNGALPTEGERLVQKDLANTFRRILAVEAGARKAGGTRTQALTAAYDFFYKGALAQEFVAFYKVNDGLFTLKDFADYQPVWAKPIHTTYKEYEVYSNGPTSRGGIQTLMNLNLLESYDLKAVGLNSAEYIHLLAESIKLVNADVYRYVADPKVATIPLDGLLSKAYAAERQRLIRLDQASPYAPAGNPSAGPKPGSTTASTARASRTGLAAPDTSIASYDDDPNTTHFDIVDAAGNAVACTPTIGTFGTKVVVGRTGIIFHNATRYGSFSPYKDDVNFIGGGKTPLINNSPLIALKNGRLFMVWGTPGGESIGQTQMQVFLNVVEFGMGIQDAIEATRIELRAKPDFYRPGAEVSVGFESRLPEAVRKALQAKGNQIRVEDQPFAQVFGGMQGILVNQALRTLTGGADPRRGGCALGY comes from the coding sequence ATGAACGCACCGCGAATCCGGTGGTCGTTGAGAATGGGTCTGGTCGTGATCCTGCTGGCGCTGTCAGGCGCGATCCTCCCGGCGCAGCGCATCCAGTACCAGGCGGTCGGCACGCGGGCCATGGTGGCCTCGGCGCACTCCCTCGCGACGCAGGCCGGCCTCGACATCCTCAAGAAGGGTGGCAACGCGTTCGATGCGGCGGTGGCCGTTGCCGCGACGCTCAACGTAGTGGAGCCTTCCCGGTCCGGCATGGGCGGTGTCGGCTTCATGACGCTGTATGTCGCGAAGACCGGCGAGGTCGTCTCTCTCCAGATGACCGGAGCGGCGCCCTACGCGGCGACGCCGGATCGGTTCAAGAACAAGCGCGACCAGGAGGCGGGGTACCTCGCCGGCGTCGTGCCCGGGAACTTCGGCGGTTGGGTCACCCTCCTCGACACATACGGAACGATGACGCTGGCGGACGTGTTCGCCACGGCCGTGCAGTACGCGGACCAGGGCTTTCCGGTCGACAGCTACCTGCGCGAGACGCTGGACGACTCGAGGTCGGCCCTCGAGATCTTCCCGACGACCGCGGCCGTGTTCGTGCCGAACGGGGCGCTGCCGACGGAAGGCGAGCGGCTCGTCCAGAAGGACCTCGCCAACACATTCCGGCGAATCCTGGCCGTCGAGGCGGGCGCGCGGAAGGCCGGCGGGACGCGCACCCAGGCGCTGACGGCTGCGTACGATTTCTTCTACAAGGGTGCGCTGGCGCAGGAGTTCGTGGCCTTCTACAAGGTCAACGACGGGTTGTTCACGCTCAAGGACTTCGCCGACTACCAGCCGGTCTGGGCGAAGCCGATTCACACGACCTACAAGGAGTACGAGGTCTACAGCAACGGCCCGACCTCGCGGGGCGGCATCCAGACGCTGATGAACCTCAACCTGCTCGAGTCCTACGACCTCAAGGCCGTGGGGTTGAACAGCGCGGAGTACATTCACCTGCTCGCCGAGTCGATCAAGCTCGTCAACGCAGATGTGTATCGATACGTGGCGGATCCCAAGGTCGCGACGATCCCGCTCGACGGCCTCCTGTCGAAGGCGTACGCCGCCGAACGTCAAAGGCTCATCAGGCTCGACCAGGCGAGCCCCTACGCGCCAGCGGGCAACCCGTCGGCGGGCCCGAAGCCCGGCAGCACGACCGCGAGCACCGCGCGTGCGTCGCGCACGGGTCTCGCCGCGCCCGACACCTCCATTGCGTCGTACGACGACGATCCCAACACCACCCACTTCGACATCGTCGACGCCGCCGGCAACGCCGTGGCCTGCACGCCGACGATTGGGACCTTCGGGACGAAGGTGGTGGTCGGCCGGACCGGCATCATCTTCCACAACGCGACACGCTACGGCTCCTTCTCGCCCTACAAGGACGATGTGAACTTCATCGGGGGCGGAAAGACGCCGCTCATCAACAACTCGCCGCTCATCGCCCTGAAGAACGGCAGGCTCTTCATGGTGTGGGGCACGCCCGGCGGAGAGAGCATCGGCCAGACCCAGATGCAGGTTTTCTTGAATGTCGTCGAGTTCGGCATGGGGATCCAGGACGCGATCGAGGCGACGAGGATCGAGTTGCGCGCAAAGCCCGACTTCTACCGGCCGGGGGCCGAGGTGAGCGTGGGCTTCGAGTCCCGCCTCCCAGAGGCGGTCAGGAAGGCGCTGCAGGCGAAGGGGAACCAGATCCGCGTCGAGGACCAGCCGTTCGCCCAGGTCTTCGGCGGCATGCAGGGCATCCTCGTCAACCAGGCGCTCCGCACGCTGACCGGCGGCGCCGACCCACGGCGCGGCGGGTGCGCGCTGGGGTACTGA
- a CDS encoding response regulator transcription factor produces MKKRILVVEDDSALGWMLSDNLAFEGFDVKCVGDGNLALNVAREFAPDLVILDVMLPGRDGFELVGLLRQGGPTPIIMLTARGQKTDKLKGLKLGVDDYVTKPFDIEELMARVHNVLRRSSPDVEQLALGPVTIDFQSMTARLGPEEVHFTHREFTLLRYLAERRGRVVSRHELLREVWGYPDMPATRLVDNAIARLRKKIEPDPGNPHYVHTVRGDGYTITPEGRSGASLLQPR; encoded by the coding sequence ATGAAGAAGCGGATTCTCGTCGTTGAAGACGACTCGGCGCTCGGGTGGATGCTGTCCGACAACCTCGCCTTCGAGGGGTTCGACGTCAAGTGCGTCGGCGATGGCAATCTCGCGTTGAATGTCGCTCGTGAGTTCGCCCCGGATCTGGTGATTCTCGACGTCATGCTGCCCGGGCGCGACGGCTTCGAACTTGTCGGCCTCCTGCGCCAGGGCGGCCCGACCCCAATCATCATGCTGACCGCCAGGGGGCAGAAGACCGACAAGCTCAAGGGCCTGAAACTCGGCGTGGACGACTACGTCACCAAGCCGTTCGACATCGAGGAACTGATGGCCCGGGTGCACAACGTGCTGCGCCGGTCGAGTCCCGATGTCGAACAGCTCGCACTCGGCCCGGTGACCATCGACTTCCAGTCGATGACGGCGCGGCTCGGCCCGGAGGAGGTGCACTTCACGCACCGCGAGTTCACGCTGCTCCGGTACCTGGCCGAGCGCCGAGGACGGGTGGTCTCGCGCCACGAACTGTTGCGCGAGGTCTGGGGCTACCCGGACATGCCCGCGACGCGTCTGGTCGACAACGCGATCGCCCGCCTGCGCAAGAAGATCGAACCGGACCCCGGAAATCCCCACTACGTGCACACCGTCCGCGGCGACGGGTACACCATCACGCCCGAGGGCCGATCGGGCGCCTCGCTTCTGCAGCCTCGATAG
- a CDS encoding succinylglutamate desuccinylase/aspartoacylase family protein, whose protein sequence is MPERVSRRFGVLVGLVALSVMLVSGRAFVSVHEAQIVGRGPGVSRVVPLSTYFDGLRGTPGDTSVYLLDSGTPGGTMLVMGGVHANEPAGMMAAVLLVENARLTAGRLFVIPQANASAATHVESSEGFPTRFTVRTASGRTRWFRYGGRLTNPVHQWPDPEVYTHYPSGQLQSDFDVRNLDRSFPGRPDGGLTEKIAFGITQLVRKERVDLTVDLHEARPMNPIVNCVIFHERAQEIATMGAIDLELSGVKLRLEPSPKNLRGMSHRELGDHTGTLALLLESANPIMDRLHGRTSERLILDGKDEFFVRAAHSGLLYVPYGDKGLPMEERAGRHLSALAAFARIFSELHSGRPITIEQVPDYTELLSRGIGACLRDPGAL, encoded by the coding sequence ATGCCTGAGCGCGTGTCACGACGATTCGGCGTACTGGTCGGGCTCGTCGCCCTGTCGGTGATGCTGGTCAGCGGGCGGGCCTTTGTGTCGGTGCACGAGGCGCAGATCGTTGGTCGAGGGCCGGGTGTCTCGCGCGTCGTGCCCTTGAGCACCTACTTCGACGGCCTGCGCGGTACGCCCGGCGACACGAGCGTCTACCTGCTGGACAGCGGGACACCAGGCGGCACGATGCTCGTCATGGGAGGCGTGCACGCCAACGAGCCCGCCGGCATGATGGCGGCGGTGCTCCTCGTGGAGAATGCCCGGCTCACGGCCGGACGGCTCTTCGTGATCCCCCAGGCCAACGCCAGCGCCGCCACGCACGTCGAGTCGTCCGAGGGCTTTCCGACTCGCTTCACCGTGAGAACGGCGAGCGGCCGGACGCGTTGGTTCAGGTATGGGGGGCGCCTCACCAACCCGGTGCACCAGTGGCCCGATCCCGAGGTCTACACCCACTACCCGAGCGGCCAGCTGCAATCCGATTTCGATGTGCGCAACCTCGACCGCTCGTTTCCGGGCCGGCCCGACGGTGGCCTCACCGAGAAGATCGCCTTCGGCATCACCCAACTGGTGCGCAAGGAACGCGTGGACCTGACGGTCGATCTGCACGAGGCGCGGCCGATGAATCCGATCGTGAACTGCGTGATCTTCCACGAGCGTGCCCAGGAGATCGCGACGATGGGGGCGATCGACCTGGAGCTGAGCGGGGTCAAGCTCCGGCTCGAACCCTCGCCAAAGAACCTGCGGGGCATGAGTCACCGCGAGCTCGGGGATCACACCGGAACGCTCGCGCTCCTGCTCGAGTCAGCCAATCCGATCATGGATCGTCTCCACGGCCGGACGAGCGAGCGGCTCATTCTGGACGGGAAGGACGAGTTCTTCGTCCGCGCGGCGCACAGCGGCCTGCTCTACGTGCCGTACGGCGACAAGGGGCTGCCCATGGAAGAGCGCGCGGGGCGGCACCTCAGCGCGCTCGCAGCGTTCGCACGCATCTTCAGCGAGCTGCACAGCGGCCGGCCCATCACGATCGAGCAGGTACCCGATTACACCGAACTCCTCTCGAGAGGCATCGGCGCATGTCTTCGAGACCCTGGGGCGTTGTAG
- a CDS encoding PadR family transcriptional regulator, whose translation MPKRGAAPLDGELLQGTLDMLVLKTLMLGPAHGHTVAHAIEQRSDEVLQVEYGSLYPALHRLEDRGWIASFWGTSENNRRARYYRLTPAGRKQLVRQESRWDALVQAVNRIVKPATE comes from the coding sequence ATGCCGAAACGAGGAGCCGCCCCGCTGGACGGCGAACTGCTGCAGGGAACGCTGGACATGCTCGTGCTCAAGACGCTGATGCTCGGCCCCGCCCACGGCCACACCGTCGCCCACGCCATCGAGCAGCGCTCCGACGAGGTGCTGCAGGTCGAGTACGGGTCGCTCTACCCGGCGCTGCACCGGCTCGAGGACCGTGGATGGATCGCCTCGTTCTGGGGGACATCCGAGAACAACCGCCGCGCCCGCTACTACCGCCTCACGCCCGCCGGCCGCAAGCAACTCGTCCGGCAGGAGAGTCGCTGGGACGCGCTCGTCCAGGCGGTCAACCGCATCGTCAAGCCCGCGACGGAGTGA
- a CDS encoding DUF6305 family protein — translation MSTRHAIAVFVAGVSVSLAVVLPAGAQPPFTSAPPVAITSCGQSPDAYTVSLLSKRVRLEHSFDNMLKPEALKAVKTLVVVMGGSAKGLGEAGIDEKGELARVGQLLTKARELGVKVLAVHVGGQSRRGALSDKFIDPVVAKADFVLVTEDGNKDGAFTKATTARKIPLVVVKQVADIGPGLRAVVR, via the coding sequence ATGTCCACGCGTCATGCTATCGCAGTCTTCGTCGCCGGCGTGTCGGTGTCGCTCGCGGTCGTCCTGCCGGCCGGCGCGCAGCCGCCCTTCACCTCGGCGCCGCCCGTGGCCATCACCTCGTGCGGACAAAGCCCGGACGCATACACCGTCAGCCTGCTGAGCAAGCGCGTCAGGCTCGAGCACTCGTTTGACAATATGCTGAAACCGGAGGCTCTCAAGGCGGTCAAGACGCTCGTCGTCGTGATGGGGGGCAGCGCGAAGGGGCTTGGCGAGGCCGGCATCGACGAGAAGGGCGAGCTGGCCCGGGTGGGGCAACTGTTGACGAAGGCCAGGGAACTCGGCGTCAAGGTGCTCGCCGTCCACGTGGGAGGGCAATCGCGCCGGGGCGCGCTTTCGGACAAGTTCATCGATCCGGTGGTGGCGAAAGCGGATTTCGTGCTCGTGACGGAGGATGGGAACAAGGATGGCGCGTTCACGAAGGCGACCACCGCCCGGAAGATTCCCCTCGTCGTTGTCAAACAGGTCGCGGACATCGGGCCAGGCCTGAGAGCGGTCGTTCGGTAG
- a CDS encoding ABC transporter permease, with amino-acid sequence MGWTRFLRRGRWDAERALELEAHLAIETDENIARGMAPDEARCAAHRKLGNVLRIREDIYRMNTIASLDALWRDLRYGVRLLRRTPGFTAVAVLSLTLGIGANAAIFQVIDAVRLRVLPVGQPQELVEVRIATPRSRAGNFYGSYAELTNPQWEQIRARQQAFTGVLAWGAERFDLARGGEVRKAHGLYVSGSFFEVLGVPAARGRVFNDADDRPGCAGAGAVISHAFWQREYGGEDGVLGRKVQLAGHPFDIIGVTPPTFHGVEVGRSYDVAVPICAAAVLEPDAGMIEQSHVWWLSAMGRLRPAWTSERATAHLRAISPSLFQRTLSAWFDPEQAKDYLAFKLEAVSCSAGFSSLRADYGTPLWLLFALSGVVLLASCVNLANLMLARAGTREREVGVRLATGASRWRVVRQLLTESVLLAAIGTASGLLLAHGLSGLLVASLSTAQDPVFMDLSMDWRVLGFAIAMVMVTALAFGLTPALRATATPVHRMMKAGGRGASIDRGRHGLQGTLVVVQVALSMVMVGSAVLFALSLRNLATFDTGHRVDGVLAAELSLGRLGVPNDRLPALHRTLIERLRAVPGIESVARTAIVPMAGMQMNDTIRVVRGTSTTQRDTSFHRVGTGYFRTMGLSFVSGRDFDDHDDTRSKPVAIVNRTFAARFLSPATAVGGSFEIQTTPGHWMPYEIVGVVKDAVYSDVRDPVPPVAYLALDQDAEPDRDARLLIHSRLPPTVLRSAVGRAIAEVGPAISIEFSTLSEIVRHATQRERMLAALSASFGILAMALSAIGIYGVLSYLVVRRRQEIGVRLALGATRLAIVQMVARESLGWLGAGIALGAVLAGLAATAARSLLFGLTPTDPTAMVVAGALLTMTGVVATIVPAVRAARLHAAGALREE; translated from the coding sequence ATGGGATGGACCCGCTTTCTCCGACGGGGCCGATGGGATGCCGAACGGGCGCTGGAACTCGAGGCCCACCTCGCGATCGAGACCGACGAGAACATCGCCCGCGGCATGGCGCCCGACGAGGCCCGATGCGCCGCGCATCGGAAGCTCGGGAACGTGCTTCGGATTCGCGAGGACATCTACCGTATGAACACCATCGCCAGCCTGGACGCGCTCTGGCGCGACCTGCGTTACGGTGTGAGGCTCCTTCGGCGAACGCCCGGCTTCACGGCCGTTGCCGTGCTGTCGCTCACGCTCGGGATCGGCGCCAACGCCGCGATCTTCCAGGTCATCGACGCGGTTCGGCTCCGCGTGCTCCCCGTAGGTCAGCCCCAGGAACTCGTCGAGGTGCGCATCGCCACACCTCGAAGCCGGGCCGGCAATTTCTACGGCTCGTATGCCGAGCTGACCAACCCGCAGTGGGAACAGATTCGCGCGCGCCAGCAGGCGTTCACCGGCGTGCTGGCCTGGGGGGCGGAGCGGTTCGATCTGGCACGCGGAGGAGAGGTTCGGAAGGCGCACGGACTGTACGTCAGCGGGAGTTTCTTCGAGGTGCTCGGCGTGCCGGCGGCGAGGGGCCGGGTCTTCAACGATGCCGACGATCGCCCCGGCTGTGCGGGTGCCGGCGCCGTGATCAGCCATGCGTTCTGGCAGCGGGAGTACGGCGGAGAGGACGGAGTGCTCGGCCGGAAAGTTCAGTTGGCCGGACACCCATTCGACATCATCGGCGTCACGCCTCCGACGTTCCATGGCGTCGAGGTCGGCCGATCCTACGACGTGGCCGTGCCCATCTGCGCGGCCGCCGTCCTCGAGCCCGACGCCGGGATGATCGAGCAGTCTCACGTATGGTGGCTCTCCGCGATGGGGCGGCTGCGTCCGGCGTGGACGAGCGAGCGCGCGACGGCACATCTGCGCGCCATCTCGCCGAGCCTGTTCCAGCGCACGCTGTCCGCGTGGTTCGATCCCGAGCAGGCGAAGGACTACCTGGCGTTCAAGCTCGAGGCGGTTTCGTGCTCGGCCGGGTTTTCGTCTCTTCGCGCGGACTACGGGACGCCCCTCTGGCTCCTTTTCGCGCTGTCAGGGGTGGTGCTGCTCGCGTCGTGCGTCAATCTCGCGAACCTCATGCTGGCGAGGGCGGGCACCCGCGAGCGTGAGGTCGGCGTGCGCCTGGCGACCGGCGCGTCGCGTTGGCGGGTCGTCCGCCAACTGTTGACCGAGAGCGTGCTGCTCGCCGCCATCGGAACGGCGTCGGGTCTTCTGCTGGCCCACGGTCTGAGCGGATTGCTCGTCGCCTCTCTGAGCACCGCACAGGACCCAGTGTTCATGGACCTCTCGATGGACTGGCGAGTGCTCGGGTTCGCGATCGCGATGGTGATGGTCACGGCGCTGGCATTCGGGCTGACGCCGGCGCTGCGCGCCACGGCCACGCCGGTCCACCGAATGATGAAGGCCGGAGGCCGGGGCGCGTCGATCGATCGCGGACGCCACGGCCTTCAGGGAACGCTGGTGGTGGTGCAGGTGGCGTTGTCGATGGTCATGGTGGGCAGTGCCGTGCTGTTTGCGTTGAGCCTGCGCAACCTGGCCACCTTCGACACAGGGCACCGCGTTGACGGGGTTCTGGCTGCCGAACTCTCGCTGGGGCGCCTGGGCGTGCCGAACGACCGGCTGCCCGCGCTCCATCGAACGCTCATCGAGCGCCTCCGCGCGGTGCCGGGTATCGAGTCCGTTGCCCGGACGGCCATCGTGCCCATGGCCGGCATGCAGATGAACGACACCATTCGCGTCGTCAGGGGCACCAGCACCACGCAGCGGGACACGTCCTTTCATCGGGTGGGCACTGGCTATTTTCGGACGATGGGGTTGTCCTTCGTCTCGGGCCGGGACTTCGACGATCATGACGACACCCGCTCGAAGCCTGTCGCCATCGTCAACCGGACATTCGCCGCGCGATTCCTTTCCCCGGCCACCGCGGTCGGAGGTTCGTTCGAGATCCAGACGACGCCTGGCCATTGGATGCCGTACGAAATCGTCGGCGTGGTCAAAGACGCGGTCTACTCCGACGTGCGCGACCCCGTGCCGCCCGTCGCCTACCTGGCGCTCGATCAGGACGCGGAGCCCGATCGCGACGCGCGGCTGTTGATTCACTCGCGTCTGCCGCCAACGGTCCTCAGGTCGGCCGTCGGTCGAGCCATTGCCGAGGTGGGGCCCGCGATCTCCATCGAGTTCTCCACGCTCTCGGAGATCGTTCGCCACGCCACGCAGCGCGAGCGCATGCTGGCAGCCTTGTCGGCGTCCTTCGGGATCCTGGCAATGGCGTTGTCGGCGATCGGGATCTACGGCGTCCTGTCGTACCTCGTGGTCAGGCGGCGGCAGGAGATCGGAGTGAGACTCGCCCTTGGCGCGACGCGACTCGCGATCGTGCAAATGGTGGCTCGCGAGTCGCTCGGCTGGCTTGGGGCCGGCATCGCACTCGGAGCCGTGCTGGCGGGGCTCGCAGCGACCGCAGCGCGCTCGTTGCTGTTTGGGTTGACGCCAACCGACCCGACGGCGATGGTCGTGGCTGGCGCGCTGCTGACGATGACCGGCGTGGTGGCCACCATCGTGCCGGCGGTTCGCGCGGCGCGCCTCCACGCGGCTGGAGCGTTGCGAGAGGAATGA
- a CDS encoding TAXI family TRAP transporter solute-binding subunit, whose protein sequence is MVGGRRGGGKSGSFRVLAAGAIGMMAFAAVGCHQTVPAAPRSVVRLTTGTPGAGFYPLGQALGRAYSQASRSLDVQVRDSVGSVTNVEALQRGDADVGLSYADVAYMAYAGRLERHEDSFGELRGIAVLELTPVHLVVRADSGIREPAELRGHRIGVGLPGSGSALTADIVLAALGIDGSAVRLEPLRYVEAGSRLAAGTLDAMFVTGGDPMASVRLSTAAGARLMPLTGPAIERLRHDYPFYRTAVIPGGTYPGHPDPIQTIGVDNLLICRKSLDESLVHEFTLRFFEILPSLSMLTLMDVDQAPATPIPLHDGAARYYRERELSR, encoded by the coding sequence ATGGTGGGTGGACGACGAGGTGGCGGAAAGAGCGGCTCGTTCCGTGTCCTGGCTGCAGGCGCAATCGGCATGATGGCGTTCGCCGCGGTGGGCTGTCACCAGACGGTGCCCGCTGCGCCACGCTCCGTGGTACGACTGACCACCGGCACGCCCGGCGCCGGCTTCTATCCTCTTGGGCAGGCGCTCGGGCGCGCGTACAGTCAGGCGTCACGCTCACTGGACGTCCAGGTCCGCGACAGCGTCGGGTCGGTCACGAATGTCGAAGCCCTGCAGCGGGGCGACGCCGACGTCGGCCTGTCGTACGCGGACGTGGCGTACATGGCATATGCCGGACGGCTCGAGAGGCATGAGGACTCCTTCGGAGAACTCCGAGGGATCGCTGTGCTGGAACTCACTCCTGTGCACCTCGTGGTCCGCGCTGACTCCGGTATTCGCGAGCCCGCCGAACTGCGGGGCCACCGCATCGGGGTCGGCCTTCCGGGCAGCGGCTCCGCACTGACCGCCGACATCGTTCTCGCTGCGCTTGGCATCGACGGCTCCGCGGTGCGGCTCGAACCACTGCGATATGTCGAGGCCGGCAGCCGGCTCGCGGCGGGCACGCTCGATGCGATGTTCGTCACCGGCGGCGACCCGATGGCGTCGGTGCGTCTCTCGACCGCGGCCGGTGCCCGCCTCATGCCGCTGACCGGGCCCGCGATCGAACGCCTGCGTCACGACTATCCGTTCTACCGCACCGCGGTGATCCCGGGCGGAACCTACCCCGGCCATCCCGATCCGATCCAGACCATTGGCGTGGACAACCTGCTGATCTGTCGCAAGAGCCTCGACGAATCGCTGGTGCACGAGTTCACCTTGCGCTTCTTCGAGATCCTGCCGTCGCTCTCGATGCTCACGCTGATGGATGTTGACCAGGCGCCGGCCACGCCGATCCCGTTGCACGACGGCGCCGCGCGGTACTACCGGGAACGGGAGTTGTCGCGATGA
- a CDS encoding M20/M25/M40 family metallo-hydrolase produces the protein MIGIVEGSDPALRQDYVVMGGHMDHCGSLGAGYYPGANDNASGTAVAMEIGRAMALLDRKPKRSVVIALFGGEEMGLKGSEYFVTHLPGDLGKPAAMVNFDMAGEGEGAACSFSPEPAAVKRILDEAEAVAKTLKDSSPLRPSDGGSDFAPFMAKGIPALTCSSNGPHQAYHQLGDTIYRINPDVMADIARLGYLAAFKLADQ, from the coding sequence GTGATCGGCATCGTCGAGGGATCGGATCCGGCGTTGCGGCAGGACTACGTGGTGATGGGCGGCCACATGGACCACTGCGGCTCACTCGGCGCCGGTTACTACCCGGGCGCGAACGACAATGCGTCGGGCACCGCGGTGGCGATGGAGATCGGCCGCGCGATGGCGCTGCTCGACAGGAAGCCGAAGCGTTCGGTGGTGATCGCACTGTTCGGCGGCGAGGAGATGGGGCTGAAGGGATCCGAGTATTTCGTCACGCACCTGCCAGGCGACCTCGGCAAACCGGCGGCGATGGTCAATTTCGACATGGCCGGAGAGGGCGAGGGCGCGGCCTGCAGTTTCAGCCCGGAGCCGGCCGCGGTGAAGCGGATCCTGGACGAGGCCGAGGCGGTCGCAAAGACGCTGAAGGACTCGAGCCCGCTGCGGCCGTCGGACGGCGGCAGCGACTTCGCGCCGTTCATGGCGAAGGGGATTCCGGCGCTGACGTGCTCGTCGAACGGTCCACACCAGGCGTACCACCAACTCGGGGACACGATCTACCGAATCAACCCGGACGTGATGGCCGACATCGCGCGTCTCGGCTATCTGGCCGCGTTCAAGCTGGCGGATCAGTAG